Within the Thermostichus lividus PCC 6715 genome, the region TTCTGCTGTCCAGCGGCTTGCTGGGGTGCGCATTGTTCTTGTCGAACCCAACGGTGATATCAATATCGGCAGCGTAGCTCGGGTAATGAAAAATATGGGGTTACAGCAGTTATGGATTGTGAGTCCCCGCTGCTGCCCCCACAGTGAGCTGGCCTATCGCTGGGCAGTGCATGGAAAAGAGGTGCTCACCCAAGCTACGATTACCGATTGCCTAGACACTGCCTTAAAAGGGTGCCAGCGGATTTTTGCTACCGTTGGCCGTGATGTTGCCGATTTAGCCCTTCCCTGCTGGCCACCGCGCGAGGGCGCACCGCAACTGTTAGGTACCGGTACCGCTGCGCTCATCTTTGGTCGCGAGGATCGCGGCTTAACGAATCAGGAACTCGCCTTAGCCCAAGGACTCATTCGCATTCCCACAGCAACCCTCTACCCATCTTTGAATCTGGCCCAGGCTGTGGCCGTATGTTGCTATGAATTGTGGTGCGCTGCCAGCAACCCAGCGGGAACTTCCGATCAGGAGTCTGCCGTCACATTTGAGCGGTTGCAAGGGTTCTACGACCACTTAGAGCAGCTATTGCTCAGGGTTGGTTTTTTGTACCCCCATACGGCAGCCCGTCGCATGGAAAAGGTGCGATCGCTCCTGGGCCGTGCTTACCCAACAGAGGCAGAAGTGGCTCTGCTGCGGGGGATGGTACGGCAATTGGAATGGGCGATTGGTCAGCCTTCCCCCACAAAATCAGACACATTCCCTTTACAGTAGTGGCATGGTTGCACGGTATCGATCGATGGTTCAACAGTCTAACCTTTCCTCACTCCCCCGTTATACTTCTGCACCGTCGTCGCCACCCCATCCTCGCCCTAACCTATTGCTGATCAGCTTTCGCTTTGGGGTGAGCGTCGTTGCCCTTGCGGCTATTGTTGGCACGCTGCTGTCCATCCTGCAACCGCGGGAACTCTCCTTAGACACGGTTGCTGCGCAGGCGATCGCCCCCGATGTGACCAACGCTGATCTACCGCCGGAGCGCCCCTTAGGGAATTTGCAGCAAAAGATTCAGCAGTTAGTGACCCGTCAACCCAAACTCAGTGCTGGGTTTGTACTTTTTCAACCTTGACTCCGGTGCAGCACTGAACGTCGGTGGTGACGATGTCTTTCCTGCCGCCTCAACCATTAAGATTCCAATTCTGGTGGCCTTTTTCAAAGCAGTGGATGAGAACCGCATTAGCCTGAGTGAGCGCCTGACCATGCGACCCGATTTAATTGCGCCGGAGGCAGGAACCTTACAGTACCAAAAACCCAACTCCCAGTATCCAGCCCTAGAAGTGGCCGACTTGATGATTACCATCAGTGACAACACCGCCACCAATATGCTGATCGATCGCCTAGGGGGTGCCGCCGTGCTCAACCAACAGTTTCAGGAGTGGGGCTTAAAGAATACAGTGATCAATAATCTGCTGCCGGATATGGAGGGCACCAACACCACCAGCCCTCGGGATTTAGCTACCCTAATGCTGAAGATTGGCCAAGGGGAACTGGTCTCTCCCCGCAGTCGCGATCGCCTCCTCGATATTATGCGCCGCACGGTTACCAACACGCTGCTACCGGCTGGCATTGGCCCAGGTGCCACCATTGCCCATAAAACAGGTGACATTGGCACCGTCGTGGGGGATGCTGGCATGGTGGATATGCCCAACGGTCAACGCTATGTTGCCGCCATGATGGTCAAGCGCCCCTACAATGACCCCAAGGTAGTGAGCTGATCCGTCAAGTGTCGCGCTTAGCCTACCAAGCCTTTGAAAAAACACCGCCGCAGCCATGAGTGGGGCAGCCGTCCTGACCCTTAGAGAGGTCAGCCGTACCTTTGGTGGCCTGAAGGCCGTGGATCGGGTATCGCTGACGGTTGAAGAGGGGGAAATTTTTGGCATTATTGGCCCCAATGGTGCGGGCAAAACCACCCTCTTTAATCTGCTCACGGGGCTGATTCCCCTCACTAGTGGCGACATCTACTTTCAGCAGCAGCGGTTGACCCATGCGCCCCCCCACCAGATTGCCGCCTTGGGGATTGCCCGTACGTTTCAGAATATTCGCCTGTTTAAGGAGATGACGGTGTGGCAGAATGTGCGGCTGGGGCAGCATCGCCACGGCTCAACGCAGTTTTGGGCCAATCTGCTGAACACTCCTGCGGTGCAACAACAGCAGCGCCGCTTGGCCGATCGCGCCACTGAGCTTTTATACTGGCTGGGTCTCTACGATCGCCGCGATGAATTGGCCGGCAATTTACCCTACGGAGAGCAGCGCCGCCTTGAAATTGCTCGTGCTCTGGCCTTGCAACCGAAGGTACTGTTGCTGGATGAACCAGCGGCGGGGATGAATCCGGCTGAAAAGCAAGCACTGTGCGAATTGATTGACCGTCTGCACGAGGCATTTCAGTTAACGGTGATCGTAATTGAGCACCATGTTCCCTTAGTGATGAATCTCTGCGATCGCATCGCCGTGCTGGATTTTGGTCAACTGATTGCCCTAGGTGACCCCCTCCGGGTTAAAAATGATCCCAAGGTCATTGAGGCGTACTTGGGTGGTGATGTTTAAGGACACAACCGCTTACTTTCACGGACGAACCGCCATTCTAGCCACAAAGCATGGCAAGGAGCAGGTGATTGCCCCAGCGCTTGCGGCACTGGGAATCCAAGTCGAGGTGGCAGCCGCCATTGATACGGATCAGTTTGGCACCTTTAGCCGCGATCGCCCCCGCTGCGGTACTCAAGAGGAGGCTGCTGAAGCAAAAGCCAACTTGGTGCTATCTGAAACGGGGGCTGATTTGGCGATCGCCAGTGAGGGGAGTTTTGGCCCCCATCCCCAGTGTCCCTTAGTCCCGGGCGATCGCGAGCTGGTGCTGCTTGTGGATCGTCTCCACGATCTAAAGTTGTGGGGGGAGGTCATCTCCCTAGACACTAACTTTAGCCATGCCACCATCCGCAGCCTGTCTGATGCCTTAACCTTTGCCAAAACGGTGGGGTTTCCCAGCCATGGCTTAATTGCCATGGTCAGCTCTGACCCAATACCGAATACGCCGATTTTTAAGGGCATTAAAACTGTGGAGGAACTTGAAGCAGCGATCGCGGCGCTACACCCGCATAGCCCGGATGGCCGCCTCCACCTAGAAACCGATATGCGCGCCCACATGAACCCAACCCGCATGGGCGTGATTGCCAGCGCCACCGCTGAACTGGTCAAGGCCATGCAACAGGGTTGCCCCCAGTGTGGTCTGCCCGGCTTTGTCGCAACAGAAACTATCCCCGGTCGCCCCTGCGCCCTGTGTGGTGCACCAACTAGCCAGACCAAAGCAGTCCGCTACCGCTGCCAACGCTGCGCTCACGTCCTCAGCGTCCCGACTCAAGAACCTCTGGCCGACCCAAGTCAGTGCTACTTTTGTAATCCCTAGGCCAAGAACTTGCTATAATTGCAGCATTTCTTCAGTGCCATCCTCAACAGCCCTTGGATGCGTTCTGGCACCTGAATGCTCTGCCCGTCGTCACCCGCTTACATGGATCGTGAGGAGTACTATAGATGAAGCGTCACCTTTTTACCAGTTGCGCCCTTTGCGTTGCTCAGCTTGAGTGTGTGTGGTGTTGTTATGGCTCAGATCCGGCCCACCAACAACCCCATGGACGGTTGGCAGCAAAATGACTCGGGGAGTGGAGACCTCAACTCTATCCTCAACCCCAGTCAAAACTCCAATTTTTCGGTGCCGGGCTTAATGAATCGGCTGCGGCTGCTCGATGGCCGCGATCCCAACGAAATTGCTGCAGATCAAATGGAAAATCTTAGCTCTGAAGCCGAAGCGTTTCGGCAGCGGCAGCGGGAGCAATTCCAAAACTCAACGGTGACTCCCTAAGGGACGACAACTGTTTTCATGCACCCCCATTCCTCTGTACTCATTCTTGGTTTAGGTAGTTGGGGACAAACACTCTCCTATCTGTTTAGACAACAGGGATGTGCTGTGCGCTTGTGGGGGCGATCGCAAGGAGCGCTAGGGAAAGACCTCCTAGACAATATAGACCTCCTTGTATCGGCGTTGCCCATCAAGGCAGTGCGCGACGTTGCCCAGCGGGTGGCGGCTCTACAGCCGAGTCCGGATGTTATTCTTGTCAGTGCCACCAAAGGACTGGAGGCAGAAACCGTTTCCACCGCAGCAGACATCTGGCAAACCTACTGCCCCAATCAAGCGCTGGTGGTGCTATCTGGGCCGAACTTAGCGGCAGAAATTCAACAGGGGTTACCGGCAGCAGCGGTGGTTGGCGGTCAAGCCACCGCTACCAAGCAGGTACAGGACTTGCTCGGCAGTGCCACGTTTCGGCTCTACAGCAATGAGGATCGGCGCGGGGTTGAAATGGGTGGCATTTTCAAAAATGTCATCGCGATCGCCTGCGGGGTCAACGATGGCTTAGGCTTAGGGGTTAATGCCCGCTCCGCCCTAATTACCCGTGGCCTAGTGGAAATGGTACGGGTTGGCTGTCACTGGGGAGGGGAAGCGGCAACATTTTATGGCCTATCTGGACTCGGGGATCTCTTGGCCACCTGTACCAGCTCCCTCAGCCGCAATTATCAGGTGGGGTGGCACCTCGGCCAAGGAAAATCCCTGCCCCAAGCCTTAGAGCTAACCCATGGCACCGCAGAAGGGGTCAATACCGCGCTTGTGTTGTATCGGTACGCTCAGCAC harbors:
- a CDS encoding ABC transporter ATP-binding protein, producing the protein MSGAAVLTLREVSRTFGGLKAVDRVSLTVEEGEIFGIIGPNGAGKTTLFNLLTGLIPLTSGDIYFQQQRLTHAPPHQIAALGIARTFQNIRLFKEMTVWQNVRLGQHRHGSTQFWANLLNTPAVQQQQRRLADRATELLYWLGLYDRRDELAGNLPYGEQRRLEIARALALQPKVLLLDEPAAGMNPAEKQALCELIDRLHEAFQLTVIVIEHHVPLVMNLCDRIAVLDFGQLIALGDPLRVKNDPKVIEAYLGGDV
- a CDS encoding serine hydrolase, with the protein product MLGLYFFNLDSGAALNVGGDDVFPAASTIKIPILVAFFKAVDENRISLSERLTMRPDLIAPEAGTLQYQKPNSQYPALEVADLMITISDNTATNMLIDRLGGAAVLNQQFQEWGLKNTVINNLLPDMEGTNTTSPRDLATLMLKIGQGELVSPRSRDRLLDIMRRTVTNTLLPAGIGPGATIAHKTGDIGTVVGDAGMVDMPNGQRYVAAMMVKRPYNDPKVVS
- a CDS encoding DUF6671 family protein, whose protein sequence is MFKDTTAYFHGRTAILATKHGKEQVIAPALAALGIQVEVAAAIDTDQFGTFSRDRPRCGTQEEAAEAKANLVLSETGADLAIASEGSFGPHPQCPLVPGDRELVLLVDRLHDLKLWGEVISLDTNFSHATIRSLSDALTFAKTVGFPSHGLIAMVSSDPIPNTPIFKGIKTVEELEAAIAALHPHSPDGRLHLETDMRAHMNPTRMGVIASATAELVKAMQQGCPQCGLPGFVATETIPGRPCALCGAPTSQTKAVRYRCQRCAHVLSVPTQEPLADPSQCYFCNP
- a CDS encoding NAD(P)H-dependent glycerol-3-phosphate dehydrogenase, which produces MHPHSSVLILGLGSWGQTLSYLFRQQGCAVRLWGRSQGALGKDLLDNIDLLVSALPIKAVRDVAQRVAALQPSPDVILVSATKGLEAETVSTAADIWQTYCPNQALVVLSGPNLAAEIQQGLPAAAVVGGQATATKQVQDLLGSATFRLYSNEDRRGVEMGGIFKNVIAIACGVNDGLGLGVNARSALITRGLVEMVRVGCHWGGEAATFYGLSGLGDLLATCTSSLSRNYQVGWHLGQGKSLPQALELTHGTAEGVNTALVLYRYAQHHGLEIPITAMVAAVLQEQLTPQAALTHLLERPFKPETTPC
- a CDS encoding RNA methyltransferase, which produces MLNSSAVQRLAGVRIVLVEPNGDINIGSVARVMKNMGLQQLWIVSPRCCPHSELAYRWAVHGKEVLTQATITDCLDTALKGCQRIFATVGRDVADLALPCWPPREGAPQLLGTGTAALIFGREDRGLTNQELALAQGLIRIPTATLYPSLNLAQAVAVCCYELWCAASNPAGTSDQESAVTFERLQGFYDHLEQLLLRVGFLYPHTAARRMEKVRSLLGRAYPTEAEVALLRGMVRQLEWAIGQPSPTKSDTFPLQ